The Pseudomonadota bacterium genome contains a region encoding:
- a CDS encoding NAD(P)-dependent oxidoreductase produces MSKKIGFIGLGTMGKVMSRRLMAADYSLTVWNRTKENGEELVKEGATWANTPKEVAAACDIVFTMTSDAAASEEVICGPNGVLEGAHPGLIVIDSASIAPEASQANAARAEAAGVALLDAPVSGGPKVAENGALGIMVGGPEAAFKETEPVLNELGKMVLYTGASGNGTTLKLIANLVMGVTIQACAEALVLAAKIGIPPQTVIDITSLPGTGPQTGAMATRGPRMIAQNFFPPHFSTNNMDKDLTGAIRLGEKYGVSLPTTSAAREMLRAVKSQGNGHIDSSAVVTILEAMADTSVAK; encoded by the coding sequence ATGAGCAAGAAAATCGGATTCATCGGTCTCGGCACTATGGGCAAAGTCATGTCGCGCCGCTTGATGGCTGCAGATTATTCCCTCACCGTTTGGAACCGCACTAAAGAAAACGGCGAAGAGCTGGTCAAAGAGGGCGCCACCTGGGCGAACACGCCGAAAGAGGTCGCCGCTGCCTGCGATATCGTCTTCACAATGACCAGCGACGCTGCGGCCTCGGAAGAAGTGATCTGCGGCCCGAACGGGGTACTGGAAGGCGCGCATCCGGGATTGATCGTCATCGATTCCGCGAGCATTGCGCCCGAAGCCTCGCAGGCCAATGCAGCGCGCGCCGAAGCGGCGGGCGTGGCGCTTCTCGATGCGCCGGTCTCCGGTGGGCCGAAGGTGGCGGAGAACGGCGCGCTTGGCATCATGGTCGGCGGCCCGGAAGCTGCCTTTAAAGAGACCGAGCCGGTGCTGAATGAACTCGGCAAGATGGTGCTCTATACCGGCGCCAGCGGCAACGGCACGACGCTCAAGCTGATCGCCAATCTGGTCATGGGCGTGACCATTCAGGCCTGTGCCGAAGCGCTGGTGCTCGCCGCCAAGATAGGCATTCCGCCGCAGACGGTCATCGATATCACCTCGCTGCCCGGCACCGGCCCGCAAACCGGCGCCATGGCGACACGAGGCCCCAGAATGATCGCGCAGAATTTCTTCCCGCCGCATTTCTCCACCAACAATATGGACAAGGACCTGACCGGCGCCATCCGCCTCGGTGAGAAATACGGCGTGTCCCTGCCAACCACCAGTGCGGCGCGGGAGATGCTGCGCGCAGTCAAATCGCAGGGCAACGGCCATATCGATTCGAGCGCGGTGGTGACCATACTCGAAGCCATGGCAGATACCTCGGTCGCGAAATAA
- a CDS encoding RidA family protein: MAKTKLTPKSWIPAGPYSLGTQVGNFAFLSGQIAIANDGSVIGGADVKAQTEVVIDKIVEILAEAGMGLDDVVQTTVYLQSLDDYAGMNEVYSARFQEPYPARATVRADLAGAGLLVEISAIAGRS, encoded by the coding sequence ATGGCAAAAACAAAATTGACCCCGAAGAGCTGGATTCCCGCCGGGCCCTATAGCCTGGGAACGCAGGTCGGAAATTTCGCCTTCCTATCTGGCCAGATCGCCATCGCCAATGACGGCTCGGTCATCGGCGGCGCCGACGTCAAGGCACAGACCGAAGTGGTGATCGACAAGATCGTGGAAATTCTCGCCGAGGCCGGCATGGGCCTGGACGATGTCGTGCAGACCACCGTCTATTTGCAGAGCCTCGACGATTATGCCGGCATGAATGAAGTTTATTCGGCGCGCTTCCAGGAGCCGTATCCGGCGCGCGCGACGGTGCGGGCGGATCTCGCCGGCGCCGGCCTGCTGGTAGAAATCTCGGCCATCGCCGGGCGCTCTTGA
- a CDS encoding glutamine amidotransferase, translating into MTKKPVLMLTHVTAGDAGEMAVILARLGHPIETRRLNKDAALPENIEDYAGIVSFGGPVSANDEHLDYIRAELDWMPRVMAKGTPLLGVCLGAQILARSLGANVAPHVEGLYEFGYYPVTPVGDGGELQMDAPLQVCHRHGEGFELPAGARLLAARESFPHQAFRYGAASFALQFHPEVNDTVHHAWLNRQPPPVDLARRGAQSVTEQIRLHTSHHKAMHAWLQKFLTYWLAQGR; encoded by the coding sequence ATGACAAAAAAACCGGTCTTGATGCTGACCCATGTAACGGCCGGGGATGCCGGCGAGATGGCTGTGATCCTCGCCCGCCTGGGCCATCCGATAGAGACCCGGCGCCTTAACAAAGACGCGGCGCTGCCGGAAAATATTGAGGACTATGCCGGCATTGTTTCGTTTGGCGGGCCGGTCAGCGCCAATGATGAACATCTCGATTATATCCGCGCTGAGCTCGACTGGATGCCGCGCGTGATGGCAAAGGGCACGCCGCTTCTCGGTGTTTGCCTCGGCGCACAGATTCTCGCCCGCAGCCTCGGCGCTAATGTCGCGCCGCACGTCGAGGGGCTTTATGAATTTGGATATTATCCGGTGACGCCGGTCGGCGATGGCGGTGAGTTGCAAATGGACGCCCCGCTGCAAGTTTGTCACCGCCACGGCGAGGGTTTTGAACTGCCAGCGGGGGCACGCCTTCTGGCGGCGCGCGAGAGTTTCCCGCATCAGGCATTCCGCTACGGTGCCGCCAGCTTTGCCCTGCAATTTCACCCTGAAGTAAACGATACGGTGCACCACGCTTGGCTCAATCGCCAGCCGCCACCAGTGGATTTAGCGCGCCGCGGCGCACAAAGCGTCACCGAGCAGATCCGCCTCCACACCAGCCATCACAAAGCTATGCATGCCTGGCTGCAAAAATTTCTGACCTACTGGCTGGCGCAAGGCAGATAA